The proteins below are encoded in one region of Populus alba chromosome 2, ASM523922v2, whole genome shotgun sequence:
- the LOC118036259 gene encoding LOW QUALITY PROTEIN: pleiotropic drug resistance protein 3-like (The sequence of the model RefSeq protein was modified relative to this genomic sequence to represent the inferred CDS: deleted 1 base in 1 codon; substituted 1 base at 1 genomic stop codon), producing MTLLLGPPGCGKTTLLQALTAKLDQSLKVEGEISYNGYKLNEFVPQKTSVYISQYDQHISEMTVRETLDFSARCQGIGGRADIMKEISRREKEAGIVPEPDIDTYMKATSVEGLKRTLQTDYILKILGLDICADTMVGDAMRRGISGGQKKRLTTGEMIIGPTKALFMDEISNGLDSSTTFQIVRCMQQLAHITKSTMLVSLLQPAPETYDLFDDIILMAEGEIVYHGPRDNVLEFFEHCGFRCPPRKGIADFLQEVVSERDQGQYWYHKQQPHSYVSIDMLVKEFPXISCGQKLEGELSRPLQKSESHKNALSFSIYSLRKWELFKACMDREWLLMKRNLSLHVFKSVQLVVTALITMTVFIRSRMNIDMVDGDLYMGSLFYALIRLMCNGITELSLTIQRIEVFYKQRDFYFYPAWAYSVPAAILKIPSSLLDAFLWTALTYYVIGFSPEPERFFYHFFLLFLVHQASVSMFRLIASIVRNPSIASTFALFIILITFLFGGFVIRQPSLPSWLRWGFWLSPLAYAEIGVSLNEFLAPRWQKVSSSNITLGQQILESRGLYFNEYFYWIPLGALIGFWIIFNIGFTCALSYSKGAFRPGILTALMGVSGAGKTTLMDVLSGRKTGGIIEGEIRIGGYPKAQKTYARISGYCEQTDIHSPQITVEESVMYSAWLRLPAQIDKRTRSEFVAEVIEMIELGEIRDELVGIPGVSGISTEQRKRLTIAVELVSNPSVIFMDEPTSGLDARAAAIVMRVAKNIVNTNRTVVCTIHQPSIDVFEAFDELILMKRGGQIIYSGELGQNSSKLIEYFEGIPGVPKIKENYNPATWMLEVTGSSMEARLGLDFANLYRDSHLFQKNEELVARLGLPEQGSKELHFSTRFPQNAWKQFKACLWKQEMSYWRSPKYNLVRLIFIIVSSLIFGALLWQKGQKINDEQDFFNILGSIFIFIQFAGIANCSSVMPFVATERTIVYRERFAGMYSSWAYSSAQVVVEIPYILLQALLFLIITYPAINFYWSAYKVFWYFYSMFCSLLYFNYLGLLLVSLTPNVQMASIWASFVYTTTNLFSGFLVPEPIMPRWWAWGYWICPTAWSLKGLLTSQYGDIEEEITAYGERKSISSFLRSYFGYKHDDLGVVAIVLLAFPVFFALAFAITIAKLNFQKR from the exons ATGACTCTCTTGCTTGGTCCTCCAGGTTGTGGGAAGACCACTTTATTACAGGCACTTACAGCGAAGCTTGACCAGTCCTTGAAG GTCGAGGGGGAAATTTCATATAATGGTTACAAACTCAATGAGTTTGTTCCTCAGAAGACATCAGTTTACATAAGCCAATATGACCAGCACATTTCTGAAATGACTGTGAGGGAAACCCTCGACTTTTCTGCTCGTTGTCAAGGCATTGGGGGCAGAGCAG ATATCATGAAAGAAATCAGTAGAAGGGAGAAGGAAGCTGGTATTGTCCCAGAACCGGATATAGATACCTACATGAAG GCAACTTCAGTTGAAGGATTGAAAAGGACTCTCCAGACGGACTATATCTTGAAG ATCCTTGGACTGGACATATGTGCTGATACAATGGTGGGAGATGCAATGAGGAGAGGAATTTCAGGTGgtcaaaagaaaaggctaaCAACAG GGGAAATGATAATTGGTCCAACAAAAGCTCTCTTTATGGACGAAATATCCAATGGCTTAGACAGCTCAACCACCTTCCAGATTGTTAGGTGCATGCAACAATTGGCACACATAACAAAATCAACCATGTTGGTTTCACTTCTTCAGCCAGCTCCCGAGACCTATGATCTCTTCGACGACATTATTTTGATGGCAGAGGGAGAGATAGTATACCATGGGCCTCGAGACAACGTTCTGGAGTTCTTTGAACATTGTGGTTTTAGGTGCCCACCACGTAAGGGCATTGCTGACTTCCTCCAAGAA GTAGTTTCTGAAAGGGATCAAGGACAGTACTGGTATCATAAACAGCAACCTCATAGTTATGTTTCTATCGATATGCTTGTAAAAGAATTTCCATGAATTTCATGTGGACAGAAGCTAGAAGGGGAGCTCTCCAGGCCTTTACAGAAATCTGAAAGTCATAAAAATGCTCTGTCATTCAGCATCTACTCCTTGAGAAAATGGGAACTATTCAAAGCTTGTATGGATAGAGAATGGCTGCTTATGAAGCGAAACTTGTCTCTTCATGTATTCAAATCAGTACAG CTCGTGGTCACTGCATTAATTACAATGACAGTGTTCATACGTAGTCGAATGAATATTGACATGGTTGACGGCGACCTATACATGGGTTCCTTG TTTTATGCTCTAATTAGATTAATGTGCAATGGGATTACGGAATTGTCATTGACTATACAAAGAATAGAAGTTTTCTACAAGCAAAGGGATTTCTACTTTTATCCTGCGTGGGCTTATTCTGTTCCAGCTGCCATTTTAAAGATTCCGTCTTCATTGCTAGATGCATTTCTTTGGACAGCTCTTACCTATTACGTTATTGGTTTCAGTCCTGAACCAGAAAG GTTTTTCTACCACTTCTTTCTTCTGTTCCTTGTTCATCAAGCGTCTGTATCAATGTTCCGTCTGATTGCTTCCATAGTTCGGAATCCATCGATTGCATCAACATTCGCTCTTTTCATTATATTAATCACATTTCTATTTGGTGGATTTGTAATTCGACAAC CTTCTTTACCTTCTTGGTTGAGGTGGGGCTTTTGGCTCTCTCCACTGGCATATGCGGAAATCGGTGTATCTTTAAACGAATTCCTTGCTCCGAGGTGGCAAAAG GTTTCATCTTCCAATATTACATTAGGTCAGCAAATTCTCGAAAGCCGGGGACTGTACTTCAATGAATACTTCTATTGGATACCTTTAGGAGCATTAATTGGATTCTGGATAATTTTCAACATTGGATTCACCTGCGCCCTCAGTTATTCAAAA GGTGCCTTCAGACCTGGGATTCTTACGGCATTGATGGGTGTTAGTGGAGCTGGAAAAACCACACTAATGGATGTTCTTTCTGGAAGAAAAACTGGTGGCATTATTGAAGGCGAGATAAGAATTGGAGGGTACCCTAAAGCCCAAAAGACGTATGCTAGAATATCTGGTTATTGTGAACAAACAGATATTCATTCTCCACAGATTACAGTAGAAGAGTCAGTAATGTACTCAGCTTGGTTGCGGTTGCCAGCTCAGATTGACAAAAGGACAAGATCT GAATTTGTAGCAGAAGTTATTGAGATGATTGAGCTCGGTGAAATCAGAGATGAATTAGTTGGCATCCCTGGTGTTAGTGGTATATCGACCGAGCAGCGAAAACGGCTAACTATTGCCGTAGAACTTGTTTCTAATCCATCTGTAATATTCATGGATGAGCCCACCTCTGGTCTGGATGCCAGAGCAGCTGCAATCGTCATGCGAGTTGCAAAGAACATTGTTAATACAAACAGGACAGTTGTGTGCACAATTCACCAGCCAAGTATTGATGTTTTTGAGGCATTTGATGAG CTCATTTTGATGAAACGAGGAGGACAAATAATATATTCTGGAGAGCTGGGTCAGAATTCAAGTAAGCTTATTGAGTATTTTGAG GGCATTCCTGGAGTTcccaaaatcaaagaaaattacaaCCCTGCAACATGGATGTTAGAGGTTACCGGTTCTTCCATGGAAGCTCGACTTGGTTTAGATTTTGCAAATCTCTACAGAGACTCCCATCTCTTCCA GAAAAATGAAGAGCTAGTTGCTAGACTGGGCCTTCCAGAACAGGGTTCGAAGGAATTGCATTTCTCCACCCGATTTCCACAAAATGCATGGAAACAATTTAAGGCGTGTCTTTGGAAACAAGAAATGTCCTACTGGAGAAGTCCAAAATATAACTTGGTTCGGTTGATATTTATCATCGTGTCTTCTTTGATATTCGGAGCACTTCTTTGGCAAAAAGGACAGAAAAT AAATGATGAACAGGACTTCTTCAACATACTGGGATCTATTTTCATCTTTATTCAGTTCGCCGGAATAGCCAACTGCTCGTCTGTTATGCCATTTGTAGCCACTGAACGCACCATTGTATACCgggaaaggtttgctggaatgtACTCTTCGTGGGCGTACTCATCTGCACAG GTGGTTGTAGAAATTCCATATATATTGCTCCAAGCTTTGCTGTTTCTGATAATTACATATCCAGCAATAAATTTCTACTGGTCAGCTTACAAAGTATTTTGGTACTTCTACTCAATGTTCTGCTCATTGCTCTATTTCAATTACCTGGGATTGCTGCTTGTCTCATTGACCCCAAATGTCCAAATGGCTTCAATATGGGCTAGTTTCGTTTATACCACGACGAATTTGTTCTCAGGCTTCCTTGTACCGGAACCG ATAATGCCTAGATGGTGGGCTTGGGGCTATTGGATTTGTCCAACTGCATGGTCCTTGAAAGGCCTTCTTACTTCACAGTACGGTGATATAGAAGAGGAAATCACAGCTTATGGAGAGCGAAAATCAATCAGTTCCTTCTTACGAAGTTATTTTGGGTATAAACATGATGATTTAGGTGTTGTGGCCATTGTTCTTCTTGCTTTTCCAGTTTTCTTTGCACTCGCTTTCGCAATTACCATAGCAAAACTGAACTTCCAAAAAAGGTAA